From Methylopila sp. M107, a single genomic window includes:
- the rpsK gene encoding 30S ribosomal protein S11 yields MAKEAQRIRRRERKNIASGVAHVNATFNNTMITITDAQGNTVSWSSAGAQGFKGSRKSTPYAAQVAAEDAAKKAAEHGMRTLEVEVRGPGSGRESALRALQAAGFMVTSIRDVTPIPHNGCRPRKRRRV; encoded by the coding sequence ATGGCCAAGGAAGCCCAGCGCATTCGCCGTCGCGAGCGCAAGAACATCGCCTCCGGCGTCGCCCACGTGAACGCCACGTTCAACAACACGATGATCACCATCACGGACGCCCAGGGCAACACCGTGTCGTGGTCCTCGGCCGGCGCGCAGGGCTTCAAGGGCTCGCGCAAGTCGACCCCTTACGCCGCCCAGGTCGCCGCCGAAGACGCCGCGAAGAAGGCCGCCGAGCACGGCATGCGCACGCTCGAGGTCGAGGTTCGCGGCCCGGGTTCGGGGCGTGAGTCGGCGCTCCGCGCGCTGCAGGCCGCAGGCTTCATGGTCACCTCGATCCGCGACGTGACCCCGATCCCTCACAATGGCTGCCGTCCGCGCAAGCGCCGGCGCGTCTGA
- a CDS encoding RluA family pseudouridine synthase, translating into MAQRPTRGPRSGSGKSGPGRPAGKRPDGKPTRAASRTAANAAFRAPKPKIEPKSAPKPRTLVEKSVALAERVLPALPGKSAGVQMIPVREAEEGLRLDRWFKERFPALAFGHLQKLCRTGQIRVDGARAKTATRLSAGMTVRVPPLKDESGGEEGDEVAKPAVKRASVDDRDAKDLRQMTIHEDRDVLVLNKPFGLAVQGGSGISRHVDGMLTALTDRSGQKPRLVHRIDKDTSGVLVVAKTRLAASELARAFRSRFARKVYWALAPGVPRVRQGRISTYLAKGEGEGGEGERMMVAEHGDDGASHALTYYAVVEHAAQKMSWLSLKPVTGRTHQLRAHAAHIGHPIVGDPKYFDIENWQLPGGIQNRLHLLARRLVLPLPSGDVLDVSAPLPPHMQQSWNLLGFDAEKYDPIVEAPEE; encoded by the coding sequence ATGGCTCAAAGACCCACACGCGGACCCCGATCCGGATCCGGAAAGAGCGGCCCCGGCCGGCCGGCCGGCAAGCGGCCCGACGGCAAGCCGACCCGCGCCGCCTCGCGCACGGCCGCGAACGCCGCGTTCCGGGCGCCGAAGCCGAAGATCGAGCCGAAATCCGCTCCCAAGCCGCGCACGCTGGTGGAGAAGAGCGTCGCGCTCGCCGAAAGGGTCTTGCCGGCGCTGCCGGGCAAGTCCGCCGGTGTGCAGATGATCCCGGTGCGCGAGGCCGAAGAGGGGCTTCGGCTCGATCGCTGGTTCAAGGAGCGGTTCCCGGCGCTCGCCTTCGGGCATCTCCAGAAGCTCTGCCGCACCGGCCAGATCCGGGTCGACGGCGCGCGCGCCAAGACCGCGACGAGGCTCTCCGCCGGCATGACCGTGCGGGTGCCGCCGCTGAAGGACGAGAGCGGCGGGGAGGAGGGCGACGAGGTCGCCAAGCCCGCGGTCAAGCGCGCCAGCGTCGACGACCGCGACGCCAAGGACCTGCGCCAGATGACGATCCACGAGGATCGCGACGTTCTGGTGCTGAACAAGCCGTTCGGGCTCGCGGTGCAGGGCGGTTCGGGAATCTCGCGCCATGTCGACGGCATGCTGACGGCGCTGACGGACCGCAGCGGGCAGAAGCCGCGCCTCGTCCACCGCATCGACAAGGACACGTCGGGGGTTCTCGTCGTGGCGAAGACCCGGCTCGCGGCCTCCGAACTCGCGCGCGCCTTCCGGTCGCGTTTCGCCCGGAAGGTCTACTGGGCGCTCGCGCCCGGCGTGCCGCGCGTCCGGCAGGGGCGGATCTCGACCTATCTCGCCAAGGGCGAGGGCGAAGGCGGCGAGGGCGAGCGCATGATGGTCGCCGAACACGGCGACGACGGCGCGTCTCATGCGCTGACCTATTACGCCGTGGTCGAACATGCGGCGCAGAAGATGTCCTGGCTGTCGCTGAAGCCGGTGACGGGCCGCACCCATCAGCTGCGCGCGCACGCCGCCCATATCGGCCATCCGATCGTGGGCGACCCGAAATATTTCGACATCGAGAACTGGCAGCTGCCGGGCGGCATCCAGAACCGGCTGCACCTGCTCGCGCGACGGCTCGTGCTGCCTCTGCCCTCCGGCGACGTGCTCGACGTCTCCGCGCCGCTCCCTCCGCACATGCAGCAGAGCTGGAACCTGCTCGGCTTCGACGCGGAGAAATACGACCCGATCGTCGAAGCGCCGGAGGAGTAG
- a CDS encoding DNA-directed RNA polymerase subunit alpha yields MIQKNWQDLIKPNKLEVSAGGDGKRSATMIASPLERGFGLTLGNALRRILLSSLQGAAVTSVHIDGVLHEFSSIPGVREDVTDIVLNIKDVAIKMQGEGPKRMVLRKQGPGPVVAGDIQVVGDVQILNPDLVLCTLDDGAEIRMEFTVDTGKGYISADRNRPEDAPIGLIPIDSLYSPVKKVSYRVESTREGQDLDKDKLTLSVETNGSITPEDAVAYAARILQDQLEVFVNFEEPKKEVAPSSIPELAFNPALLKKVDELELSVRSANCLKNDNIVYIGDLIQKTEAEMLRTPNFGRKSLNEIKEVLAQMGLHLGMEVGGWPPDNIDELAKRFEEHY; encoded by the coding sequence GTGATCCAGAAAAACTGGCAAGACCTTATTAAGCCGAACAAGCTCGAAGTCTCCGCTGGCGGCGACGGCAAGCGTTCCGCCACCATGATCGCGAGCCCGCTGGAGCGCGGCTTCGGCCTGACGCTCGGCAACGCGCTGCGCCGCATCCTGCTGTCGTCGCTGCAGGGCGCGGCCGTGACTTCGGTCCACATCGACGGCGTGCTGCACGAGTTCTCGTCGATCCCGGGCGTCCGTGAGGACGTCACCGACATCGTCCTCAACATCAAGGACGTCGCCATCAAGATGCAGGGCGAAGGCCCGAAGCGGATGGTGCTGCGCAAGCAGGGTCCGGGTCCGGTGGTCGCCGGCGACATCCAGGTGGTGGGCGACGTCCAGATCCTGAACCCCGACCTCGTGCTCTGCACGCTGGACGACGGCGCCGAGATCCGCATGGAGTTCACAGTCGACACCGGCAAGGGCTACATCTCGGCCGACCGCAACCGTCCCGAAGACGCGCCGATCGGCCTGATCCCGATCGACAGCCTCTATTCGCCGGTCAAGAAGGTTTCGTACCGCGTCGAGAGCACCCGCGAGGGCCAGGACCTCGACAAGGACAAGCTGACGCTCTCGGTCGAGACCAACGGTTCGATCACGCCCGAGGACGCGGTGGCCTACGCCGCCCGCATCCTGCAGGACCAGCTCGAAGTGTTCGTCAACTTCGAGGAGCCGAAGAAGGAAGTCGCGCCGTCGTCCATCCCGGAGCTCGCCTTCAACCCGGCGCTGCTCAAGAAGGTCGACGAGCTCGAGCTTTCGGTCCGCTCGGCGAACTGCCTGAAGAACGACAACATCGTCTACATCGGCGACCTGATCCAGAAGACCGAAGCCGAGATGCTTCGCACTCCGAACTTCGGTCGCAAGTCGCTCAACGAGATCAAGGAAGTGCTCGCCCAGATGGGTCTGCACCTCGGGATGGAAGTCGGCGGCTGGCCGCCGGACAACATCGACGAGCTCGCGAAGCGCTTCGAAGAACATTACTGA
- a CDS encoding DegQ family serine endoprotease, which produces MRELVRLVAAASALFVYSGALAQERRVPESRQELKLSFAPVVAQTTPAVVNIYATRTEKRRRNPIMDDPFFRQFFGDGAQPQERVQRSLGSGVIVSDDGLVITNNHVVEGMTEMRVALSDKRELPAKLILKDKRTDLAVLRIGEGKEKFPALAFGDSDALAIGDLVLAVGNPFGVGQTVTSGIVSALARTQNGLGDFQSFIQTDAAINPGNSGGALVDLDGRLVGVNTAIFSQTGSSVGIGFAIPANMVKVVVSSARAGSKGVIRPWFGAELQPVTTEIAESLGLKHPAGALVSSVAKGSPAAKAGVETGDLITAVDGRPVDDVEGFAFRFATQPVGGQTTVSAQRQGKPISMIVALAAAPETPARDQRTIGGESPFTGATVANLSPALAEEMALKSDLRGVVVAEVAGGSIAERLGFQKGDLVRQVNDGKVGSTRDLEKASAGSQGYWKVTIERDGQLITSVF; this is translated from the coding sequence ATGCGTGAACTCGTTCGACTGGTCGCGGCGGCGTCGGCGCTTTTCGTCTACTCGGGGGCGCTCGCGCAGGAGCGGCGCGTGCCGGAGAGCCGGCAAGAGCTGAAACTCTCCTTTGCGCCGGTCGTCGCCCAGACGACGCCGGCGGTCGTCAACATCTACGCCACCCGCACCGAGAAGCGGCGCCGTAACCCGATCATGGACGATCCGTTCTTCCGCCAGTTCTTCGGCGACGGCGCCCAGCCGCAGGAGCGGGTGCAGCGCTCGCTCGGCTCCGGCGTGATCGTCTCGGACGACGGCCTCGTCATCACCAACAACCACGTGGTCGAGGGCATGACCGAGATGCGCGTCGCGCTCTCGGACAAGCGCGAGCTGCCGGCCAAGCTGATCCTGAAAGACAAGCGCACCGACCTGGCGGTTCTGCGGATCGGGGAGGGCAAGGAGAAGTTTCCGGCCCTCGCTTTCGGCGATTCGGACGCGCTCGCGATCGGCGACCTCGTGCTTGCGGTCGGCAATCCGTTCGGCGTCGGCCAGACGGTGACGTCCGGCATCGTCTCGGCGCTCGCGCGCACGCAGAACGGGCTCGGCGACTTTCAGTCCTTCATTCAGACGGACGCGGCCATCAATCCCGGCAATTCCGGCGGCGCGCTGGTGGACCTCGACGGCCGGCTGGTCGGCGTCAACACCGCGATCTTCTCGCAGACCGGCAGCTCGGTCGGCATCGGCTTCGCCATCCCCGCCAATATGGTGAAGGTCGTGGTGTCGTCCGCGCGTGCGGGCTCCAAGGGCGTGATCCGGCCGTGGTTCGGCGCGGAGCTGCAGCCGGTCACGACTGAGATCGCGGAATCGCTAGGGCTGAAACATCCCGCGGGCGCGCTTGTCTCCAGCGTCGCGAAGGGCTCTCCGGCCGCGAAGGCCGGCGTCGAGACCGGCGACCTGATCACGGCGGTCGACGGCCGCCCCGTCGACGACGTCGAGGGCTTCGCGTTCCGCTTCGCGACCCAACCGGTCGGCGGCCAGACGACGGTCTCGGCGCAGCGGCAGGGCAAGCCGATCAGCATGATCGTGGCGCTCGCCGCCGCGCCCGAAACGCCGGCGCGCGACCAGCGCACCATCGGGGGCGAGTCGCCCTTCACCGGCGCGACGGTCGCCAATCTCTCGCCTGCGCTTGCGGAAGAGATGGCGCTGAAATCGGACCTGCGCGGCGTCGTGGTGGCGGAGGTCGCGGGCGGCTCGATCGCCGAGCGGCTCGGCTTCCAGAAGGGCGACCTGGTCCGACAGGTGAACGACGGCAAGGTCGGCTCCACCCGCGACCTCGAAAAGGCGTCCGCCGGTTCGCAGGGCTATTGGAAGGTCACGATCGAGCGCGACGGGCAGCTCATCACCAGCGTGTTTTGA
- the rplQ gene encoding 50S ribosomal protein L17 — protein sequence MHARRGRRFNRLQSHRKAMFVNLAQSLIEHEQIVTTLPKAKDLRPVVEKLVTLARTDDLHSRRLALAELRHLPTVRKLFETIGPRYKERPGGYLRIIKAGFRHGDNAAVAVIEFVDRDVDAKGKVDRERAEAAA from the coding sequence ATGCACGCCCGCCGCGGCCGCCGCTTCAACCGCCTGCAGAGCCATCGCAAGGCGATGTTCGTGAACCTCGCGCAGTCGCTGATCGAGCACGAGCAGATCGTCACCACCCTGCCGAAGGCGAAGGACCTTCGTCCGGTGGTCGAGAAGCTCGTCACGCTCGCCCGCACCGACGACCTTCACTCGCGCCGCCTCGCGCTCGCCGAGCTCCGCCACCTGCCGACGGTGCGCAAGCTCTTCGAGACCATCGGTCCGCGTTACAAGGAGCGTCCGGGCGGGTATCTGCGCATCATCAAGGCGGGCTTCCGCCATGGCGACAACGCGGCGGTCGCCGTGATCGAGTTCGTCGACCGCGACGTCGACGCCAAGGGCAAGGTTGACCGCGAGCGCGCGGAAGCCGCGGCCTGA
- the secY gene encoding preprotein translocase subunit SecY, with product MASAAEQLAANLNFSAFSKADELKKRIWFTLGALIIYRLGTYIPMPGINPSALAEVFRQQSTGIIGLFNMFSGGAVGRMAIFALAIMPYISASIIVQLMTSVSPHLEALKKEGEQGRKIINQYTRYGTVALAAVQAYGIAVGLEGQANVVVDPGLFFRISTVITLTGGTMFLMWLGEQITARGIGNGISLIIFAGIVAELPSAIVGTLELNRQGALSTALILGIIVMAIVVIAFIVYMERAQRRLLIQYPKRQVSQNRMTGGESSHLPLKLNTAGVIPPIFASSLLLLPTTIANFSATGAAGGWLSVITSYLAHGRPLYMVLYVALILFFSFFYTAIVFNPTETADNLKKYGGFIPGIRPGERTAEYIDYVLTRITVVGAIYIAVVCVIPEILISWAAVPFYFGGTSLLIVVSVTMDTVAQVQGHLYAAQYEGLIKKAKLRGKRR from the coding sequence ATGGCATCCGCAGCTGAACAGCTCGCAGCCAATCTGAACTTCTCCGCCTTCTCGAAGGCCGACGAACTCAAGAAGCGCATCTGGTTTACGCTTGGCGCGCTGATCATCTACCGGCTCGGCACCTACATCCCGATGCCGGGCATCAATCCGAGCGCGCTGGCTGAGGTGTTCCGCCAGCAGTCGACGGGCATCATCGGCCTGTTCAACATGTTCTCGGGCGGCGCCGTCGGCCGCATGGCGATCTTCGCGCTCGCCATCATGCCCTACATCTCGGCCTCGATCATCGTGCAGCTGATGACCTCGGTCTCGCCGCACCTCGAAGCTCTCAAGAAAGAGGGCGAGCAGGGCCGCAAGATCATCAACCAGTACACCCGCTACGGCACCGTGGCGCTCGCGGCCGTCCAGGCCTACGGCATTGCGGTCGGCCTCGAGGGCCAGGCCAATGTCGTGGTGGATCCCGGCCTGTTCTTCCGGATCTCGACCGTCATCACGCTGACGGGCGGCACCATGTTCCTGATGTGGCTCGGCGAGCAGATCACCGCGCGCGGCATCGGCAACGGCATCTCGCTGATCATCTTCGCCGGCATCGTGGCCGAGCTGCCGTCGGCGATCGTCGGCACCCTCGAGCTCAACCGCCAGGGCGCGCTGTCGACCGCGCTGATCCTCGGGATCATCGTGATGGCGATCGTCGTCATCGCCTTCATCGTCTACATGGAGCGGGCCCAGCGCCGGCTGCTGATTCAGTATCCGAAGCGCCAGGTCAGCCAGAACCGGATGACGGGCGGCGAAAGCTCGCATCTGCCTCTGAAGCTCAACACGGCCGGCGTCATCCCGCCGATCTTCGCCTCCTCGCTGCTGCTGCTGCCGACCACGATCGCGAATTTCTCGGCGACCGGCGCCGCGGGCGGCTGGCTCAGCGTCATCACCTCGTATCTGGCGCATGGCCGCCCGCTCTACATGGTGCTGTACGTCGCGCTGATCCTGTTCTTCTCGTTCTTCTACACCGCGATCGTGTTCAATCCGACCGAGACGGCCGACAATCTCAAGAAGTATGGCGGCTTCATTCCGGGCATCCGTCCGGGCGAGCGGACTGCGGAATATATCGACTACGTGCTGACGAGAATCACGGTGGTCGGCGCGATCTACATCGCCGTGGTGTGCGTGATTCCCGAAATCCTCATCTCCTGGGCCGCCGTGCCATTCTACTTTGGCGGGACTTCTCTGCTGATCGTGGTTTCGGTTACCATGGACACGGTCGCGCAGGTCCAGGGTCATCTCTACGCCGCGCAGTACGAGGGCCTCATCAAGAAGGCCAAGCTCAGAGGAAAGCGCAGATGA
- a CDS encoding replication-associated recombination protein A → MANLFEAAGLERDAPRPLADRLRPRALDEVIGQEHLLGPDGALGRLVEAGSLGSLILWGPPGTGKTTVGRLLADATNLAFEPISAIFTGVADLKKVFETARGRRMAGRGTLLFVDEIHRFNKAQQDSFLPVMEDGTVTLVGATTENPSFALNAALLSRARVLVFRSLDAEALEKLLARAEAIEGRALPLDEEARTALVRMADGDGRAALTLSEEIWRAARKGEVFDATRVQDVVQRRAPIYDKSSDGHYNLISALHKSVRGSDADAALYWLARMLDAGEDPLYLARRLIRMASEDIGLADPQALVVSIAARDAYEQLGTPEGELALAECVVHLATAPKSNAVYVAYKRARAAAKEHGSLVPPKHILNAPTKLMKSEGYGDGYDYDHDAPDAFSGQDYFPEAMGRRVFYDPPDRGFERELRKRIDYWAKLRAERG, encoded by the coding sequence ATGGCGAATCTCTTCGAAGCCGCCGGACTGGAGCGGGACGCGCCGCGGCCTCTCGCGGACCGGCTGCGGCCGCGCGCTCTCGACGAGGTCATCGGGCAGGAGCATCTGCTCGGGCCCGACGGCGCCCTCGGTCGCCTTGTCGAAGCCGGCTCGCTCGGCAGCCTGATCTTGTGGGGACCGCCCGGCACCGGCAAGACGACAGTCGGCCGGCTGCTCGCCGACGCGACGAACCTCGCCTTCGAGCCGATCTCGGCGATCTTCACCGGCGTCGCGGACCTCAAGAAGGTGTTCGAGACGGCCCGCGGGCGGCGGATGGCGGGCCGCGGAACGCTGCTGTTCGTCGACGAGATCCACCGCTTCAACAAGGCGCAGCAGGATTCGTTTCTGCCCGTGATGGAGGACGGGACCGTCACGCTGGTCGGCGCGACGACCGAAAACCCGTCCTTCGCGTTGAACGCCGCGCTTTTGTCGCGCGCGCGAGTCCTCGTGTTCCGGTCGCTCGACGCCGAGGCGCTCGAAAAGCTGCTCGCGCGGGCCGAGGCGATCGAGGGCAGGGCGCTTCCGCTTGACGAGGAGGCGCGCACAGCGCTCGTCCGCATGGCGGACGGCGATGGGCGCGCGGCTTTGACGCTTTCTGAAGAGATCTGGCGCGCGGCGCGCAAAGGCGAGGTGTTCGACGCGACCCGCGTGCAGGACGTCGTGCAGCGCCGGGCGCCGATCTACGACAAGTCCTCCGACGGCCACTACAACCTGATCTCCGCGCTGCACAAGTCGGTGCGCGGCTCCGACGCCGACGCCGCGCTCTACTGGCTCGCCCGCATGCTCGACGCAGGCGAAGATCCGCTCTACCTCGCCCGCCGGCTGATCCGCATGGCGTCGGAAGACATCGGGCTCGCCGATCCGCAGGCGCTGGTCGTCTCGATCGCGGCTCGCGACGCCTATGAGCAGCTCGGCACGCCGGAAGGGGAACTCGCGCTCGCCGAATGCGTCGTTCATCTCGCGACCGCGCCGAAGTCGAACGCGGTGTACGTCGCCTACAAGCGCGCGCGGGCGGCCGCGAAGGAGCACGGCTCGCTCGTGCCGCCAAAGCACATCCTGAACGCGCCGACCAAGCTGATGAAGTCGGAAGGCTATGGCGACGGCTACGACTACGACCACGACGCGCCCGACGCCTTTTCGGGGCAGGACTACTTCCCGGAAGCGATGGGCCGCCGCGTCTTCTACGACCCGCCGGACCGCGGCTTCGAGCGCGAACTCAGGAAGCGGATCGACTATTGGGCGAAGCTGAGGGCGGAGCGGGGGTAG
- the rpsM gene encoding 30S ribosomal protein S13, with amino-acid sequence MARIAGVNIPTNKRVVIALQYIHGIGQKKASEICEKVAIPSERRVNQLTDAEVIQIRETIDRDYQVEGDLRREVAMNIKRLMDLGCYRGLRHRRGLPVHGQRTHTNARTRKGKAKPIAGKKK; translated from the coding sequence ATGGCCCGTATCGCCGGCGTCAACATTCCGACGAACAAGCGCGTCGTGATCGCGCTCCAGTACATTCATGGCATCGGCCAGAAGAAGGCCTCCGAGATCTGCGAGAAGGTCGCGATCCCGTCCGAGCGCCGCGTCAACCAGCTGACCGACGCCGAAGTCATCCAGATCCGCGAGACGATCGATCGCGACTATCAGGTCGAAGGCGACCTTCGCCGCGAAGTCGCGATGAACATCAAGCGCCTGATGGATCTCGGCTGCTATCGCGGCCTGCGCCATCGTCGCGGCCTGCCGGTCCACGGCCAGCGCACGCACACCAACGCCCGCACCCGCAAGGGCAAGGCGAAGCCGATCGCCGGCAAGAAGAAGTGA
- a CDS encoding DUF3616 domain-containing protein, producing MTTRANAPTDEPDPDGRAPRRVAAAMRDVQDGLDPREAALRLGVTEPEFARLAKAIVARRKAKRVARIPLLFHDIDPEPEKLIREDISAIAAIGDGESLWIGADEGASLERLTARRDEAGRIVGYGDHVRFDLHQFFEFPNGVEEEADVEGLAISDGYLWVVGSHSLKRKKPKTEDTPEEALEKLSLVKREANRFLIGRVPLVAGDRPGVPTLAAKAPAIDGSKRKRRAGAVKMTRNGSTLSKRLFRDWHLGPFMGVPSKDNGLDVEGMAVTGDRIFLGLRGPVLRGWATVLELKFSARKNGSLKLEPFDDGDVIRRHFLDLDGLGVRSLLIDGTDLVLLAGPTMDLDGPVRIYRWRGGLDARDSTVAPRADVERSLDLPFGEGDDHAEGATLLSLAPGEPERLMVAYDTPSRKRLAEGGGVLADVFEAPERF from the coding sequence ATGACGACACGCGCAAACGCCCCAACGGACGAGCCCGACCCCGATGGGCGCGCGCCCCGGCGGGTCGCGGCGGCGATGCGCGACGTGCAGGACGGGCTCGATCCGCGGGAGGCGGCGTTAAGGCTCGGCGTCACCGAGCCCGAATTCGCGCGGCTCGCGAAGGCGATCGTCGCGCGCCGCAAGGCGAAGCGCGTCGCGCGCATCCCGCTTCTGTTCCACGACATCGACCCGGAGCCCGAGAAACTGATCCGCGAGGACATCTCCGCGATCGCCGCGATCGGCGACGGCGAGAGCCTTTGGATCGGCGCCGACGAAGGGGCCTCGCTCGAACGTCTCACAGCGCGGCGCGACGAGGCTGGACGGATCGTCGGCTATGGGGATCATGTGCGGTTCGACCTGCACCAGTTCTTCGAATTCCCGAACGGCGTCGAGGAAGAGGCCGACGTCGAGGGGCTTGCGATCTCGGACGGCTATCTCTGGGTCGTCGGCTCGCACAGCCTGAAGCGCAAGAAGCCGAAGACTGAAGACACGCCAGAAGAGGCGCTCGAAAAACTCAGCCTGGTGAAGCGTGAGGCCAACCGATTTCTAATCGGCCGCGTCCCTTTGGTGGCCGGCGACCGCCCCGGCGTCCCGACCCTCGCGGCCAAGGCGCCGGCGATCGACGGTTCGAAGCGCAAGCGCCGCGCGGGCGCCGTGAAGATGACCCGCAACGGCAGCACGCTCTCCAAGCGGCTGTTTCGCGACTGGCACCTCGGGCCGTTCATGGGCGTACCGTCGAAGGACAACGGGCTTGACGTCGAGGGCATGGCGGTGACGGGCGACCGCATCTTCCTCGGCCTACGCGGGCCCGTGCTGCGCGGCTGGGCCACGGTCCTCGAGCTGAAGTTCAGCGCGCGCAAGAATGGAAGCCTGAAGCTGGAGCCGTTCGACGACGGCGACGTCATCCGCCGCCATTTTCTGGATCTCGACGGGCTGGGCGTGCGCTCGTTGCTGATCGACGGAACGGACCTCGTCCTGCTCGCCGGCCCGACCATGGATCTCGACGGGCCGGTGCGGATCTATCGCTGGCGCGGCGGGCTCGACGCGAGGGATTCCACCGTCGCGCCGCGCGCCGACGTCGAGCGTTCGCTCGACCTGCCGTTCGGCGAAGGCGACGACCACGCCGAAGGCGCGACGCTGCTCAGCCTCGCGCCGGGCGAACCCGAGCGCCTGATGGTCGCCTACGACACGCCCTCGCGAAAACGGCTGGCGGAGGGCGGCGGCGTGCTGGCGGACGTGTTCGAGGCGCCGGAGAGGTTTTGA
- a CDS encoding HAD-IA family hydrolase has protein sequence MTPDPKMLIVFDVDGTLVDSAHAIVEAMTDAYVSHGLAAPSRAAIVGVVGLSVSQAVAELSREAPEHPVETLGAAFKSSFNRGLETAPDQSGLYPGAAELIERLSRRDDVLLGLATGNSRRGVARFIDRFGFEGVFVTTQSADDAPSKPHPAMIQQAAAEAGVSVDETAMIGDTTFDMEMARSAGARAIGVSWGYHSPDRLLAAGAERVLQSFDELLPALGLPDPARAA, from the coding sequence ATGACGCCAGATCCCAAGATGCTGATCGTGTTCGACGTCGACGGCACGCTTGTCGACAGCGCGCACGCCATCGTCGAAGCGATGACCGACGCCTATGTCTCGCACGGCCTTGCGGCCCCGAGCCGCGCGGCGATCGTCGGCGTGGTCGGCCTGTCGGTGTCTCAGGCGGTGGCGGAGCTGTCGCGCGAGGCGCCGGAGCATCCGGTCGAGACGCTTGGGGCGGCGTTCAAGTCGAGCTTCAACAGGGGCCTCGAAACCGCGCCCGACCAGAGCGGGCTCTATCCCGGCGCGGCCGAGCTGATCGAACGGCTCAGCCGCCGCGACGACGTGCTGCTCGGGCTCGCGACCGGCAATTCCCGGCGCGGCGTCGCGCGGTTCATCGACCGGTTCGGCTTCGAGGGCGTGTTCGTCACAACCCAGTCGGCCGACGACGCGCCCTCCAAGCCGCATCCGGCGATGATCCAGCAGGCCGCCGCGGAGGCCGGGGTGTCGGTCGACGAGACCGCGATGATCGGCGACACGACCTTCGACATGGAGATGGCCCGCAGCGCCGGCGCCCGGGCGATCGGGGTTTCCTGGGGATACCATTCGCCGGACAGGCTGCTCGCGGCGGGCGCCGAGCGGGTGCTTCAGTCGTTCGACGAACTCCTCCCGGCGCTCGGCCTGCCGGACCCGGCGCGCGCGGCATGA
- the crcB gene encoding fluoride efflux transporter CrcB has protein sequence MISILFVAFGGALGSVARYGVNVWTMRAFGPGFPWGTLAVNVFGGLVMGLLAAIFALKAEAPPEAKLFLMTGVLGGFTTFSAFSLDSVALWERGEVGLAGTYVAASVVLSIGALAAGLALGRALG, from the coding sequence ATGATCTCCATCCTCTTCGTCGCCTTCGGCGGCGCGCTCGGCTCCGTCGCGCGCTACGGCGTGAACGTCTGGACCATGCGCGCCTTCGGTCCCGGATTTCCCTGGGGAACGCTCGCCGTGAACGTCTTCGGCGGGCTCGTCATGGGACTGCTCGCGGCGATCTTCGCGCTGAAGGCCGAGGCGCCGCCTGAGGCGAAGCTGTTCCTGATGACCGGCGTGCTGGGCGGCTTCACCACCTTTTCTGCGTTTTCGCTCGACTCGGTCGCCCTATGGGAGCGAGGGGAGGTCGGGCTGGCGGGCACCTATGTCGCGGCGTCCGTCGTCCTGTCGATCGGCGCGCTCGCCGCGGGCCTCGCGCTCGGGCGCGCGCTGGGTTAA
- a CDS encoding adenylate kinase codes for MRLILLGPPGAGKGTQAERLVAKHGIVQLSTGDMLRAAVAEGTPVGLEAKDVMARGELCPDSLVVSIVADRIEQPDAHNGFILDGFPRTLAQAEALDKMLHEHKLDLDAVVELVVDQEALLERVERRARENAAAGKPVRPDDAPETVKRRIADFNRVTSLLRPFYEEKGIHSSVDGMASIDEVARQIDAALAKTETAAA; via the coding sequence ATGAGGCTGATACTGCTCGGGCCGCCCGGCGCCGGCAAAGGCACCCAGGCCGAGCGCCTGGTGGCGAAGCATGGCATCGTGCAGCTCTCGACCGGCGACATGCTGCGCGCGGCGGTGGCCGAGGGGACGCCCGTCGGCCTCGAGGCGAAGGACGTCATGGCGCGGGGCGAACTCTGCCCCGACAGCCTGGTCGTCTCGATCGTGGCCGATCGGATCGAGCAGCCCGACGCCCATAACGGCTTCATCCTCGACGGCTTCCCGCGCACGCTCGCGCAGGCCGAGGCGCTCGATAAGATGCTGCACGAGCACAAGCTCGACCTCGACGCGGTCGTTGAACTGGTCGTCGACCAGGAGGCGCTGCTGGAGCGCGTCGAGCGCCGCGCTCGCGAGAACGCCGCGGCCGGCAAGCCCGTTCGCCCAGACGATGCGCCCGAGACGGTCAAGCGCCGGATCGCAGACTTCAACCGCGTGACGAGCCTGCTGCGCCCGTTCTACGAGGAGAAGGGCATCCATTCGTCGGTCGACGGCATGGCCTCGATCGACGAGGTCGCCCGCCAGATCGACGCCGCGCTCGCGAAGACCGAGACCGCGGCGGCGTAA